A part of Thermotoga petrophila RKU-1 genomic DNA contains:
- a CDS encoding AfsR/SARP family transcriptional regulator, giving the protein MSIFVKTFGGTRVIKDGDFVNARDWPSQKAFALFRYLVFRGNEEVSVEEIYNLFWEGMDDTFAKSNLNTTLHIIRKTTGITSEQLFVKGDLCCFFPGNEITIDVDVFEECHKSLMKTTSDTEREKLLKKMFEIYTGPFLIEDIFAEWIQEIREIYESWYSDVLKELFELYLSKKDYNAALEMVNVYFQREPYDEDMYYRTIEVLLKKGEITRAKRVYDRLSSHLMEIGIKPRLKFDDFLSKRSSEFMLNGNKAIVVDEKLFEKFLFLESRRREKSFVLVEVKLTDKSINTEDVSQKVAFHLRKGDVITFSGETIRILFHCPEQRRPTMEKRVVNTLEKIGLKKGQYEIS; this is encoded by the coding sequence ATGAGTATTTTTGTGAAAACCTTTGGTGGAACAAGAGTTATCAAGGATGGTGATTTTGTAAACGCAAGAGACTGGCCATCGCAGAAAGCATTTGCGCTGTTCAGGTATCTCGTTTTCAGAGGAAATGAGGAAGTGTCCGTTGAAGAGATCTACAACCTCTTTTGGGAAGGCATGGACGACACATTCGCGAAATCCAACCTGAACACCACACTCCATATCATAAGGAAAACCACCGGAATAACGAGCGAACAGCTCTTTGTGAAGGGAGACCTCTGCTGTTTCTTCCCGGGAAACGAAATCACCATAGACGTGGATGTTTTCGAAGAATGCCACAAAAGTCTGATGAAAACCACGTCAGATACTGAACGTGAAAAACTCCTTAAGAAGATGTTCGAGATCTACACAGGTCCCTTTCTGATCGAAGACATTTTCGCAGAATGGATTCAGGAAATCAGAGAAATCTACGAATCGTGGTACTCGGATGTTCTGAAAGAACTCTTCGAGTTGTACTTGTCGAAAAAAGATTACAACGCTGCTCTCGAGATGGTGAACGTTTATTTTCAGAGGGAACCTTACGATGAGGACATGTACTACAGAACAATAGAGGTTCTTCTGAAAAAGGGCGAGATCACAAGGGCAAAACGCGTATACGACAGACTCTCAAGTCATCTTATGGAGATAGGGATAAAACCTCGATTGAAATTCGATGATTTTCTCTCCAAAAGGAGCTCAGAATTCATGCTGAATGGCAACAAAGCAATTGTGGTCGATGAAAAGCTCTTTGAGAAGTTTCTCTTTCTGGAGAGTCGAAGGAGAGAAAAATCCTTTGTCCTAGTTGAAGTGAAACTGACAGATAAGAGTATTAACACTGAAGATGTCTCCCAAAAAGTAGCGTTTCACCTTCGAAAAGGTGACGTGATTACCTTCTCAGGTGAAACTATCCGAATTCTCTTCCACTGTCCTGAACAGCGTCGTCCAACAATGGAAAAACGCGTGGTAAACACACTTGAGAAAATAGGGCTGAAGAAAGGCCAGTACGAAATTTCCTGA
- a CDS encoding type II secretion system protein GspD, protein MRKLSFVLFVLIAVVVITQEEPLVSNIFQDTYILDALSDISAQTGIPIIADTTVTGFITMELNEVPLEQALKMILMPGGYVFKKMDGFYFVGSPDPANPAFRYLAVTGTYKLKYITTADAQELLPAVYRNYVRFNEKNNMITITAPEEIIREFEEDLKKIDIPIPQVKISVIVTEISRDYSNELGLNSLDYSFGSGQEFNENWTATLGLVTGILNVQTDVFGQILAKLKLLEEDQKAKITADPWIIVKSGEKASLFLGERQVVLLEAEGAVSRIESIDVGVSIEIQPRVMDKEELELTLSPKVSHFAGEKLGTFAVKQNELSTTLFLKNGQTVVISGATIEDSAQTGSGVPILNKIPLIRYLFGGTTKKDSQKELYIFIKAEIQGSE, encoded by the coding sequence ATGAGAAAACTCAGTTTCGTTTTATTCGTATTGATAGCGGTGGTGGTGATAACGCAGGAGGAACCTCTTGTGAGCAACATATTCCAGGATACATACATTCTGGATGCCCTCTCAGACATCTCCGCACAGACAGGAATTCCAATCATAGCGGACACTACTGTGACTGGCTTCATCACTATGGAGCTCAACGAAGTACCCTTAGAGCAGGCACTGAAGATGATCCTCATGCCTGGAGGGTATGTTTTCAAAAAGATGGACGGGTTTTACTTCGTGGGATCACCAGATCCAGCGAATCCCGCCTTCAGATACCTTGCAGTTACAGGGACCTACAAGTTGAAATACATAACCACAGCCGATGCCCAGGAACTCTTGCCAGCAGTTTACAGGAATTACGTCAGGTTCAACGAGAAGAACAACATGATAACCATCACAGCACCTGAAGAGATCATACGGGAATTCGAGGAAGATCTCAAAAAGATAGACATCCCGATACCACAGGTGAAGATCAGTGTGATCGTCACAGAAATTTCCAGAGATTATTCGAATGAACTGGGATTGAACAGTTTAGATTATTCCTTCGGTTCCGGGCAGGAATTCAACGAGAACTGGACGGCTACTCTCGGTTTGGTAACAGGAATCCTCAATGTTCAGACAGACGTTTTTGGCCAAATTCTGGCAAAATTAAAACTCCTCGAGGAAGATCAGAAAGCGAAGATCACAGCCGATCCCTGGATCATCGTGAAGAGTGGAGAAAAGGCCTCTCTTTTCTTAGGGGAAAGACAGGTTGTTCTCCTCGAGGCCGAAGGAGCGGTGAGCAGAATCGAGTCCATAGACGTTGGAGTGAGCATCGAGATTCAACCGCGTGTGATGGACAAAGAAGAACTCGAGCTTACACTCTCACCAAAAGTCAGTCACTTCGCAGGAGAGAAACTCGGAACATTCGCTGTAAAACAGAACGAACTCTCTACAACACTTTTCCTGAAAAATGGTCAGACCGTTGTGATCTCCGGTGCCACCATCGAAGACAGCGCCCAGACCGGCTCCGGTGTGCCCATATTGAACAAGATCCCACTCATACGATACCTCTTCGGTGGTACAACGAAAAAAGATTCCCAAAAAGAACTCTACATATTCATCAAGGCGGAAATCCAGGGAAGTGAGTGA
- a CDS encoding cupin domain-containing protein, with product MEMKIEKPTPEKLKELSVEKWPIWEKEVSEFDWYYDTNETCYILEGKVEVTTEDGKKYVIEKGDLVTFPKGLRCRWKVLEPVRKHYNLF from the coding sequence GTGGAAATGAAGATAGAAAAGCCCACACCCGAGAAACTCAAGGAACTCAGCGTTGAGAAATGGCCCATCTGGGAAAAAGAGGTCAGCGAGTTCGATTGGTACTACGATACGAACGAGACCTGCTACATACTGGAAGGCAAGGTGGAAGTCACAACAGAGGATGGAAAAAAGTACGTCATAGAGAAAGGTGATCTCGTCACCTTTCCGAAAGGTTTGAGGTGCAGGTGGAAGGTTTTAGAGCCGGTCAGAAAGCACTACAACCTCTTCTGA
- a CDS encoding Na(+)/H(+) antiporter subunit B, whose product MRWVWITIFVVFCFVVLLNGSFEKVQVNFENPVVKNPITQIYLLNRVYDTVFEVLVFSLAVFGVSLHMAYLPTPEEIKGISDVTIRIFARFIAFFLLVGSLYLALEGHVSPGGGFSAGVAGGTALALIAMVEDFENFERKFERTRAYFLEKFIMIVFLFLVVLILPGRNLIVPANMVVYLKVMLGSWIIVYYFIKHRGLL is encoded by the coding sequence ATGAGATGGGTGTGGATCACCATCTTCGTTGTTTTTTGTTTTGTTGTCCTGTTGAACGGAAGTTTTGAGAAAGTTCAGGTGAACTTTGAAAACCCAGTGGTTAAAAATCCCATCACCCAGATCTACCTTCTGAACAGGGTGTACGATACGGTCTTCGAGGTTCTTGTCTTCTCGCTCGCGGTGTTCGGAGTCTCCCTCCACATGGCCTACCTTCCCACTCCGGAGGAGATAAAAGGCATATCGGACGTCACGATCAGGATCTTTGCCAGATTCATAGCGTTCTTTCTCCTCGTGGGATCGCTGTACCTCGCGCTCGAAGGTCATGTGAGCCCGGGTGGTGGGTTCTCTGCTGGAGTCGCGGGCGGAACGGCGCTCGCTCTGATAGCCATGGTGGAAGATTTTGAAAACTTCGAGAGGAAGTTCGAGAGAACACGAGCCTACTTCCTGGAGAAGTTCATCATGATCGTTTTTCTTTTCCTCGTTGTTCTGATACTCCCGGGAAGAAACCTCATAGTTCCAGCGAACATGGTGGTGTACTTGAAAGTGATGCTGGGTAGCTGGATCATCGTGTACTACTTCATAAAACACAGGGGTCTACTCTGA
- a CDS encoding Na(+)/H(+) antiporter subunit B, with translation MIENLVLILMVSVSLYTIFTPIRLNAVIGRTALSVLAVLLYTLFSSPDVAIAEALLGALLTTLVYLIALKSRDRVKIGFTTVRLLFEKLGEAFMGFEYELLKRFCEKYDYRSEFVEFSSLEDLLEALNDGKVDVACGGVFSEDKKGYLETKIFYLEDERLDLLRYTERVYRGEQLNHVFQKDGSYHILFADEELRMRFREFLRTEKEFVEELKKKYFGEEIG, from the coding sequence TTGATAGAAAATCTGGTACTGATTCTGATGGTCTCTGTCTCTCTGTACACGATCTTCACTCCGATAAGACTGAACGCAGTCATTGGAAGAACGGCCTTGAGCGTTCTGGCGGTTCTTCTGTACACACTCTTTTCTTCTCCCGACGTGGCCATCGCGGAGGCCCTCCTTGGAGCGCTTCTCACCACCCTCGTTTATCTGATCGCTCTAAAGTCAAGGGATCGAGTGAAGATCGGATTCACAACTGTCAGGCTCCTGTTTGAGAAATTGGGAGAGGCGTTCATGGGTTTCGAATACGAACTTCTGAAGAGGTTCTGTGAGAAGTATGACTACAGATCAGAGTTCGTCGAGTTTTCCTCTCTGGAAGACCTTCTTGAGGCTTTGAACGATGGAAAGGTGGATGTTGCCTGTGGCGGGGTGTTCAGTGAGGACAAAAAAGGCTATCTGGAAACAAAGATCTTCTACCTTGAGGATGAAAGACTCGATCTGCTGAGGTACACGGAGAGGGTGTACAGAGGCGAGCAATTGAATCACGTTTTCCAAAAAGATGGGAGTTACCACATTCTTTTCGCGGACGAGGAGTTGAGAATGAGATTCAGAGAATTTCTCAGAACCGAAAAGGAGTTTGTAGAAGAATTGAAAAAGAAATACTTCGGGGAGGAGATCGGATGA
- a CDS encoding monovalent cation/H(+) antiporter subunit G, whose translation MIYIGVVLMFLGTLLSLLKKDFFLKIHLIGISDTVGSLFIVLNFWEDVSRTILMVILLLVWGPFVSHVIARMYTEGSS comes from the coding sequence ATGATCTACATCGGTGTAGTTTTGATGTTCCTCGGCACTCTCCTTTCGCTTTTGAAAAAAGACTTCTTTCTGAAGATCCACCTCATAGGAATCTCAGACACGGTGGGTTCCCTTTTCATCGTACTCAACTTCTGGGAAGACGTTTCGAGAACGATTCTCATGGTGATACTCCTTCTCGTATGGGGACCTTTCGTTTCACACGTTATAGCACGTATGTACACGGAGGGATCATCTTGA
- a CDS encoding Na+/H+ antiporter subunit E produces the protein MSSLVAVITGTVFFIVLSQKATLTTIVLGVLMSVVTYIFTRPVHFEKFPVLVLKLFYNVPKAVFESILVLIFHNGAKRAYEVAVKDEWEELEKTLTITLTPKTLVIVSEEGYMVVHQVGERKK, from the coding sequence TTGTCTTCTCTTGTCGCTGTGATAACAGGAACCGTTTTCTTCATAGTTTTGTCTCAGAAAGCGACTCTGACAACAATCGTACTTGGAGTCTTGATGAGTGTTGTCACGTACATCTTCACAAGGCCTGTACACTTTGAGAAGTTTCCCGTTCTTGTGTTGAAACTCTTCTACAACGTTCCAAAAGCGGTTTTTGAATCGATTCTGGTTTTGATTTTCCACAACGGGGCTAAAAGGGCTTACGAGGTTGCGGTGAAAGACGAGTGGGAAGAGCTCGAAAAAACACTCACCATCACACTCACTCCAAAAACACTGGTGATCGTCTCAGAAGAAGGTTACATGGTAGTCCATCAGGTGGGGGAGAGAAAAAAATGA
- a CDS encoding cation:proton antiporter translates to MIFLVYNFLIISLGIIFLFLKMKTPGWIVLVNFLFIVTMVIFGYRFDLVLTGNFGVHLLLDQTSYFFLILTAVVFLAVFTKNMSYSLSNLMLILLGTLNLAFVSYDLFNIYVTVEVVSLITFLLVVEGKKKIQYWSAFKYLILGTVGMNLYLIGIGVLYAENGTLSISDISKVNSFASTLVATGLLLRAGVFLFSMWLPQVHSEAETPVSAVLSGVVVKSAVYALVRLEHVVNWDVVKIFAIFSALSGVLFAFLSKDYKRILAYSTLSQIGIVLVSPATAPVYALSHGISKAWLFLLKDDLPERDVTKWKKLDFWTWLSLSMASLSIMGLPGLAGFSKNLVLEQLHGWEKMLMKLAFVGTAASFWKFLLKPFEFKKKLPGMYNPVLFATSLTIGLYFASWGKALESFFLTGAGLLVYFLFKNVRIEKYPLEDFESMLGVYLLGVVACLLLSL, encoded by the coding sequence GTGATCTTTCTCGTTTACAATTTCCTCATCATATCGCTCGGGATCATCTTTCTTTTCTTAAAGATGAAAACTCCCGGGTGGATAGTGTTGGTGAATTTTCTTTTCATAGTCACGATGGTGATTTTTGGATATCGTTTCGATCTTGTTTTGACAGGAAACTTCGGTGTCCACCTTCTGTTAGATCAGACATCATATTTCTTTCTCATCCTCACGGCCGTTGTTTTTCTAGCAGTCTTCACAAAGAACATGAGCTACAGCCTCTCGAATCTCATGCTGATACTCCTTGGAACGCTGAACTTAGCGTTCGTGAGTTACGATCTTTTCAACATATACGTCACGGTTGAGGTGGTATCCCTCATCACTTTCCTTCTCGTCGTGGAGGGAAAAAAGAAGATTCAGTACTGGTCCGCCTTCAAGTATCTGATATTGGGTACCGTGGGTATGAATTTGTACCTGATAGGAATCGGTGTTTTATACGCGGAAAACGGTACACTCTCGATCTCAGACATTTCAAAGGTGAACTCATTTGCCTCCACTCTCGTCGCGACCGGTCTTCTCCTGAGAGCTGGTGTGTTTCTTTTCAGTATGTGGCTCCCTCAGGTTCATTCAGAGGCAGAAACACCCGTTTCAGCGGTTCTATCCGGTGTTGTTGTGAAGAGTGCTGTATACGCACTTGTTCGGTTGGAACACGTGGTGAACTGGGATGTGGTGAAGATCTTTGCCATCTTTTCGGCGCTCTCGGGTGTTCTGTTCGCCTTTCTTTCGAAGGATTACAAGAGAATTCTTGCCTACAGTACTCTTTCACAGATAGGGATAGTCCTCGTGTCACCGGCCACAGCTCCAGTTTACGCTCTCTCACATGGAATTTCCAAAGCCTGGCTTTTTCTTCTGAAAGATGATCTCCCGGAAAGAGATGTAACTAAGTGGAAAAAACTCGATTTCTGGACGTGGCTGTCTCTTTCGATGGCAAGTCTTTCGATCATGGGACTTCCAGGCCTTGCGGGTTTTTCGAAGAATCTGGTTCTCGAACAGCTTCATGGATGGGAGAAGATGCTGATGAAACTCGCCTTTGTTGGAACCGCCGCTTCCTTCTGGAAGTTCCTCTTGAAGCCTTTCGAATTCAAAAAGAAACTACCAGGGATGTATAATCCTGTTCTATTCGCCACTTCTCTGACGATAGGACTTTATTTTGCTAGCTGGGGAAAAGCTCTTGAAAGCTTCTTCTTAACAGGTGCGGGACTCCTGGTTTACTTTCTCTTCAAGAACGTGAGGATAGAAAAGTATCCGCTTGAAGACTTCGAGTCCATGCTCGGGGTCTATCTTTTGGGGGTGGTGGCTTGTCTTCTCTTGTCGCTGTGA
- a CDS encoding sodium:proton antiporter: MAERLTLVLVLIGLLGVLINRDLIKKIISLDIMGTGVVSFFVLISRRQGEAVPIPFQQNSADPVPQALIITSIVIGFATVALLVTIASVIASKYSSVSSDRLDREGGKKE; this comes from the coding sequence GTGGCTGAACGGTTGACTCTTGTTCTTGTCCTTATAGGACTCTTAGGAGTTCTGATCAACAGGGATCTGATAAAGAAAATCATCTCGCTCGATATCATGGGAACGGGTGTTGTCAGCTTCTTTGTCCTCATCTCCAGAAGGCAGGGAGAAGCCGTTCCGATACCGTTTCAGCAGAACTCAGCCGACCCTGTCCCACAGGCTCTGATCATCACCTCGATAGTGATAGGATTCGCCACTGTGGCGCTTCTTGTCACCATTGCCAGTGTGATCGCTTCCAAGTACTCTTCGGTCTCTTCCGACAGACTCGACAGAGAAGGGGGAAAGAAAGAGTGA
- a CDS encoding elongator complex protein 3, with protein MKIIPVFLPYAGCKRRCVFCDQIKATGQTKVPSLDDIARIIEEYSRTSNEYELGFYGGTFTGLSEEQMEEYLRFVKGFPVVKSIRVSTRPDEINERKLKILKKYGVNVIEVGVQSFLDEVLEKSKRGYTSKEAERACKLIKKNGFVLSVHLMVGLPGSDRRGEILSALRTVECGADMVRIHPTLVFEGTELHRMMKEKGYTPLDVEEAVDICSDLVCILEGWGTKVIRIGYHVPVELRKYVVAGPFDPSLGDRVRKKTMKKVIEKLKPSRIVVPENYIAWFKGTEVEVEDEFRFGDLSYTEALFFIGKEVVEKWLNG; from the coding sequence ATGAAGATAATACCTGTTTTTCTGCCGTACGCGGGTTGTAAGAGAAGGTGCGTCTTCTGCGATCAGATAAAAGCCACGGGACAGACGAAAGTCCCATCTCTTGATGATATCGCACGAATTATAGAAGAGTACTCCAGAACGTCGAATGAATACGAACTGGGATTCTACGGAGGAACGTTCACTGGTCTCTCAGAAGAACAGATGGAAGAGTATCTGAGATTTGTGAAGGGATTTCCCGTGGTGAAGTCGATCAGAGTCTCAACGCGTCCGGACGAGATAAACGAAAGAAAACTGAAGATTCTGAAAAAATACGGTGTGAACGTGATCGAAGTAGGAGTTCAGTCTTTCTTGGATGAAGTGCTTGAGAAATCGAAGAGAGGGTACACCTCCAAAGAAGCTGAGAGAGCTTGCAAACTCATCAAAAAGAACGGATTTGTCCTCAGTGTTCATCTGATGGTAGGGCTTCCAGGAAGTGATCGAAGGGGAGAAATTCTGTCCGCGCTGAGAACCGTGGAATGTGGAGCAGATATGGTGCGAATACACCCAACACTCGTTTTTGAAGGAACAGAACTCCACAGAATGATGAAAGAGAAGGGATACACACCTTTGGACGTCGAAGAAGCAGTAGATATCTGCTCTGATCTCGTCTGCATCCTTGAGGGCTGGGGAACAAAAGTGATCAGAATAGGATATCATGTTCCTGTTGAGTTGAGAAAGTACGTGGTCGCAGGTCCTTTCGATCCATCTCTCGGTGACAGAGTGAGAAAGAAAACGATGAAGAAGGTGATTGAAAAGTTGAAACCATCGAGAATCGTCGTCCCGGAGAATTACATCGCCTGGTTCAAAGGTACAGAAGTAGAGGTGGAAGATGAATTCAGGTTCGGTGATCTTTCTTACACGGAGGCTCTCTTTTTCATCGGAAAAGAGGTGGTCGAAAAGTGGCTGAACGGTTGA
- the rnc gene encoding ribonuclease III: MNESERKIVEEFQKKTGINFKNEELLFRALCHSSYANEQNQAGRKDVESNEKLEFLGDAVLELFVCEILYKKYPEAEVGDLARAKSAAASEEVLAMVSRELNLGKFLFLGKGEEKTGGRDRDSILADAFEALLAAIYLDQGYHKIKELFEEEFELYIEKIMRGEMLFDYKTALQEIVQSEHKVPPEYVLVRTEKNDGDRIFVVEVRVDGKSIAMGRGRTKKEAEKEAARIAYEKLLKERS, encoded by the coding sequence TTGAACGAGAGTGAGAGAAAGATCGTGGAGGAGTTTCAGAAAAAAACAGGAATCAACTTCAAGAACGAAGAACTTCTCTTTCGGGCTCTATGCCACAGTTCTTACGCGAACGAGCAGAATCAAGCGGGGAGGAAAGACGTGGAATCGAACGAAAAGCTGGAGTTTCTGGGGGACGCCGTTCTGGAGCTCTTCGTGTGTGAAATACTCTACAAGAAATATCCGGAAGCGGAAGTGGGAGACCTGGCCCGAGCGAAATCCGCCGCGGCGAGTGAGGAAGTGCTCGCTATGGTTTCCAGGGAGCTGAACCTTGGTAAATTTCTGTTTCTCGGAAAAGGAGAGGAAAAAACCGGAGGACGTGATAGAGATTCCATACTTGCCGACGCGTTTGAAGCGCTTCTGGCCGCCATATACCTCGATCAAGGCTATCATAAGATAAAGGAGCTCTTTGAAGAGGAATTTGAGCTCTACATAGAAAAGATCATGAGGGGTGAAATGCTCTTCGACTACAAAACGGCTCTCCAGGAAATAGTCCAGAGCGAACACAAAGTGCCTCCGGAATACGTACTGGTGAGAACGGAAAAAAACGACGGTGACAGGATTTTCGTTGTGGAAGTGAGAGTAGATGGAAAGTCTATCGCCATGGGCAGAGGCAGAACCAAGAAGGAAGCCGAAAAGGAGGCCGCAAGAATCGCCTACGAAAAGCTTTTGAAGGAGAGATCATGA
- the yfcE gene encoding phosphodiesterase produces MRILVISDTHGSLSHTEKALESAGSFDEIWHLGDVLYHGPRNPLPEGYSPKELASLLKRHRVKYIRGNCDADVDVRVLEVPEMPRIGMEFLGDVKMLLVHGDQFEYGGGDPVSLAQVHRCNVVLFGHTHIPMAERCGGVLLLNPGSVSLPKSETGPTFGIIDTDEEKFYLCSLEGKVLKEVILIERE; encoded by the coding sequence TTGAGGATTCTTGTGATCTCGGATACACACGGTTCACTGTCGCACACAGAGAAGGCTTTGGAGAGTGCGGGAAGTTTCGATGAAATCTGGCATCTTGGTGATGTTCTCTACCACGGTCCCAGGAATCCTCTTCCCGAGGGGTACAGTCCAAAGGAACTCGCATCACTCTTGAAAAGACACCGCGTGAAATACATACGCGGAAACTGTGATGCGGATGTGGACGTGAGGGTTCTGGAAGTTCCGGAGATGCCCAGAATCGGAATGGAATTCCTGGGAGATGTGAAGATGCTCCTTGTTCATGGTGATCAGTTCGAATACGGAGGAGGAGATCCTGTGAGCCTGGCACAGGTACATAGATGCAACGTGGTTCTTTTCGGTCACACTCATATCCCAATGGCAGAAAGATGTGGAGGGGTGTTACTTTTGAATCCGGGATCGGTTTCTCTTCCAAAATCTGAGACTGGTCCGACCTTTGGTATCATCGATACGGATGAGGAAAAATTCTACCTCTGTTCGCTGGAGGGTAAGGTTTTGAAAGAGGTGATACTCATTGAACGAGAGTGA
- a CDS encoding ABC transporter permease — protein sequence MFRITVVELKRILKKRSSLMMIIASPVLVVLISLLFMQGYNLQTMKLGIYNEDNSIWSSLVMRFVGTILRQENIVKVDQNYEELLKEGKLNAVIVIPKGFAAKLYSKQPTQMIFIPSPIDLHLSAAIYNVLDSVLADFQGSAFFDPKVLRYIFTESDYPVPRLTLKNSELRFSDLISPFVVFFTAILITVSLASVSTFLDREKNLHEMFLVYNLPAWKYACGKILAYTFIGASVSFIAYTLTAILIGDSLGFFVTSVLILLNALLHTSVGFLVSSISPDKSLANILGVSVIGISLFSSGFAIPISNLPDILRRIAMSTPVFRTMYALRVYQLEHTVDNRSIFVVLLWTTVLFSISVLSGKFVIRRG from the coding sequence ATGTTTAGGATAACCGTCGTGGAACTGAAGAGGATTTTGAAGAAAAGATCTTCACTGATGATGATCATCGCCTCACCCGTTCTGGTTGTGTTGATCTCTCTTCTCTTCATGCAGGGATACAACCTTCAAACGATGAAGCTCGGAATATACAACGAAGACAACAGTATTTGGTCTTCCCTTGTCATGAGATTCGTTGGAACCATCCTGAGGCAGGAAAACATAGTGAAAGTCGATCAAAACTACGAGGAACTTCTGAAGGAAGGAAAGCTGAACGCGGTCATAGTGATTCCAAAGGGCTTCGCGGCAAAACTGTATTCCAAACAGCCAACCCAGATGATCTTCATCCCGAGTCCAATCGATCTTCACCTCTCCGCTGCGATATACAACGTTCTCGATTCCGTTCTGGCAGATTTCCAGGGGAGTGCTTTCTTTGATCCCAAGGTGCTCCGGTACATATTCACGGAGTCCGATTATCCTGTGCCCAGATTGACATTGAAAAATTCAGAACTCAGGTTTTCCGATCTCATCTCTCCGTTCGTTGTCTTTTTCACGGCGATTTTGATAACCGTATCACTGGCGAGTGTTTCCACCTTCCTCGACAGAGAGAAGAACCTGCACGAGATGTTCCTCGTGTACAACCTTCCGGCATGGAAATACGCCTGTGGAAAGATTCTTGCCTACACCTTTATCGGAGCCTCCGTTTCTTTCATAGCCTACACCCTGACGGCGATATTGATTGGAGACAGTCTGGGTTTCTTCGTTACATCTGTACTCATTCTTCTCAATGCTCTTCTTCACACGTCTGTGGGTTTTCTGGTTTCTTCCATTTCTCCCGACAAGAGTCTTGCAAACATACTGGGTGTTTCTGTGATAGGAATATCCCTGTTCTCAAGCGGGTTCGCCATTCCAATAAGCAATTTGCCAGATATCCTTCGAAGAATCGCTATGTCAACTCCAGTGTTCAGAACCATGTACGCCCTCAGGGTGTATCAACTGGAACACACCGTCGATAATCGCTCGATTTTTGTTGTTTTGCTCTGGACAACCGTTTTGTTTTCTATTTCCGTTCTATCGGGAAAGTTCGTTATCAGGAGGGGTTGA
- the tmk gene encoding dTMP kinase, which yields MFITFEGIDGSGKSTQIKLLARYLEKRGKRVILKREPGGTETGEKIRKLLLKEEMTPKAELFLFLASRNLLVMEIKRYLSEGYVVLLDRYTDSSVAYQGFGRNLGKEIVEKLNDFATDSLVPDLTFYIDVDVETALNRKGELNRFEKREFLERVREGYLVLAKEHPERIVVLDGKRSIEEIHRDVVREVERRWKLDV from the coding sequence ATGTTCATAACGTTCGAAGGAATAGACGGATCTGGGAAGAGCACACAGATCAAGCTTCTGGCTCGATACCTGGAGAAGAGAGGAAAGAGAGTGATCCTGAAGAGGGAGCCGGGCGGAACGGAAACGGGGGAGAAGATCAGGAAGCTTCTTCTGAAGGAAGAAATGACTCCCAAAGCTGAGCTCTTCCTGTTTCTCGCTTCAAGAAACCTTCTTGTGATGGAAATAAAACGGTACCTTTCCGAAGGATACGTCGTTCTTCTCGACAGATACACAGACTCCAGTGTTGCATACCAGGGTTTTGGAAGAAATCTGGGAAAAGAAATCGTGGAGAAGCTGAACGACTTTGCCACGGATAGTCTGGTTCCTGACCTGACCTTCTACATAGACGTGGACGTCGAAACGGCCCTCAATAGAAAAGGAGAACTCAATCGCTTTGAAAAAAGAGAGTTCCTCGAACGTGTGAGGGAAGGCTACCTTGTGCTTGCCAAAGAGCATCCCGAAAGAATCGTGGTGCTGGATGGAAAACGCTCCATAGAGGAAATCCACAGAGACGTGGTGAGGGAAGTTGAAAGAAGGTGGAAACTCGATGTTTAG